One region of Mycolicibacterium lutetiense genomic DNA includes:
- a CDS encoding TetR/AcrR family transcriptional regulator, with amino-acid sequence MSETGRSGRWRTGQQNKQRIIDAAREHFMRDGYERATVRRIAADASVDVAMVYYHFGNKEGLFNASVLDTPQHPLHQLALLLAEDPGHIGERLVRDVIQRWDEGASFDPMLTVWRSAAIQPLARKLLHDTLAGPVAEQIAAQFGVDNAELRAELVTVHLVGLAFARYQLKIEPMASAGIDDLVAWIGPTVQRYLTEPNP; translated from the coding sequence ATGTCGGAGACCGGGCGTAGCGGCCGGTGGCGTACGGGCCAACAGAACAAGCAGCGGATCATCGACGCGGCGCGCGAGCACTTCATGCGCGACGGCTACGAACGCGCGACCGTGCGCAGGATCGCCGCCGATGCCAGTGTGGATGTCGCGATGGTCTACTACCACTTCGGCAACAAGGAGGGGCTGTTCAACGCCTCGGTGCTCGATACTCCACAGCATCCGCTGCATCAGTTGGCGTTGCTGCTCGCCGAGGATCCCGGCCACATCGGGGAGCGGTTGGTCCGGGACGTTATTCAACGTTGGGATGAGGGAGCATCGTTCGACCCGATGCTGACCGTGTGGCGCTCGGCGGCGATCCAACCGTTGGCGCGCAAGCTCCTACACGACACTCTGGCGGGACCCGTCGCAGAGCAGATTGCGGCTCAGTTCGGTGTCGACAATGCCGAGTTGCGGGCAGAGTTGGTGACCGTCCACCTGGTAGGTCTGGCGTTCGCGCGGTATCAGCTCAAGATTGAACCGATGGCTTCGGCCGGCATTGATGACCTGGTTGCCTGGATCGGGCCGACGGTGCAGCGGTATCTGACCGAGCCGAATCCGTAG
- a CDS encoding methyltransferase family protein yields MTQRRLWWRHTLSVLIAPATMTIFIPGLILWLTGAKAPDLTTTSGLLLALAGAVLIAFGLWFLVWTVMLFDRIGKGALAIGSPVNLVVEGPYRHVRNPMMTAVFCIQLGTAVATASPWLFGWFALFCTLTVIAIAVFEEPHLRRRFGTRYDEFRRNVPRWIPRPTAWVPQYSNADSAPSPGTP; encoded by the coding sequence ATGACGCAACGGCGACTCTGGTGGCGGCACACCCTCTCGGTGCTGATCGCCCCCGCCACGATGACGATCTTCATTCCAGGCCTGATCCTCTGGCTGACCGGCGCGAAAGCCCCTGACCTGACCACCACTTCGGGTCTCCTGCTCGCCCTCGCAGGCGCAGTGTTGATCGCCTTCGGGCTCTGGTTCCTGGTGTGGACGGTCATGCTGTTCGACCGCATCGGCAAGGGTGCGCTGGCTATCGGATCACCGGTCAACCTGGTGGTGGAAGGGCCGTACCGGCACGTTCGCAATCCGATGATGACCGCGGTGTTCTGCATCCAGCTCGGTACCGCAGTAGCCACGGCCTCACCCTGGCTCTTCGGTTGGTTCGCATTGTTCTGCACCCTGACCGTGATCGCGATTGCAGTCTTCGAGGAACCCCACCTCCGCAGGCGGTTCGGCACCCGGTACGACGAGTTCCGACGCAACGTGCCGCGGTGGATTCCGCGCCCAACCGCATGGGTTCCCCAGTACTCCAACGCTGATTCCGCACCATCGCCCGGCACGCCATGA
- a CDS encoding FAD-dependent monooxygenase: protein MTAQVLVVGAGPTGLTMALELARRSVTVRIVDAATAPTTETRALGVQPRTLELFEKLQLADASVARGVPVTEFNVFSEGKRFLHLDIHALDTPHPYLLMVPQPQVEALLSGRLAEHGVTVEHGVELSTLTHTPDDVRVGLRHRTGLMEQTRAPWVIGCDGAHSIVRRQLGVPFVGAAFEENFAVADVQMDWSLPYDVFYSFLNRGRFVAFFPMPGGLHRLTIAYRPRQSPVGEVTFEELQSAVERCAPAGARISEITHAGRFRINQRKVARHSVGRVYLAGDAAHVHSVVGGQGMNTGIQDAFNLGWKLAAVVHGQAAPEILDSYAVERSPVAHRLVKGTRRATRMTLLRNPIAAAARRHLAPHITARPAVQRIVERALTQLDVSYRGRTGGTNDTRLAVGDRFPHISVLDSSRFTLLHSGPEPLGLHAAIGPHAELIDVRHDTAQAGCAGLTLVRPDGYLALLDCSVRELRDYLGRTFTPPAAGEHTAATG, encoded by the coding sequence ATGACCGCACAGGTCCTCGTCGTCGGTGCCGGACCGACCGGACTCACCATGGCGCTCGAGCTGGCCAGGAGGAGCGTCACCGTCCGCATCGTCGACGCTGCAACCGCGCCGACGACCGAAACCCGCGCGCTCGGTGTCCAACCCAGGACACTCGAGCTGTTCGAGAAGCTGCAACTTGCCGACGCCTCCGTGGCCAGAGGCGTTCCGGTCACTGAATTCAACGTCTTCAGTGAGGGAAAACGATTCCTGCATCTGGACATCCACGCCTTGGATACCCCGCATCCCTACCTGCTGATGGTGCCGCAACCCCAGGTGGAGGCACTCCTGTCCGGCCGGTTGGCCGAGCACGGCGTCACCGTCGAACACGGCGTCGAACTGAGCACACTCACCCACACCCCCGACGACGTGCGGGTCGGTCTGCGGCATCGCACCGGACTGATGGAACAGACCCGTGCGCCGTGGGTCATCGGCTGCGACGGTGCACACAGCATCGTGCGACGTCAGCTCGGAGTGCCGTTCGTCGGCGCCGCATTTGAGGAGAACTTCGCCGTCGCCGACGTCCAGATGGACTGGTCGTTGCCCTATGACGTGTTCTATTCGTTCCTCAACCGGGGCCGCTTCGTCGCATTCTTTCCGATGCCCGGCGGCCTGCACCGCCTCACCATCGCGTACCGACCCCGCCAATCCCCTGTGGGTGAAGTGACTTTCGAGGAACTGCAGAGCGCCGTGGAGCGGTGCGCGCCGGCCGGGGCCCGCATCTCCGAGATCACCCATGCCGGCCGATTTCGCATCAACCAACGCAAGGTGGCCCGGCATTCTGTCGGGCGGGTATACCTCGCCGGCGACGCAGCACATGTGCACTCGGTCGTGGGCGGGCAGGGAATGAACACCGGTATCCAGGACGCGTTCAACCTGGGCTGGAAACTCGCGGCTGTGGTTCACGGTCAAGCCGCGCCCGAGATTCTCGACAGTTATGCGGTCGAACGCTCCCCGGTGGCACACCGACTGGTGAAGGGAACCCGGAGGGCTACCCGGATGACCCTGTTGCGCAACCCTATTGCCGCCGCCGCTCGTCGCCATCTGGCGCCGCATATCACCGCTCGGCCAGCCGTTCAGCGCATCGTGGAGCGTGCCCTGACCCAGCTCGACGTGTCGTACCGCGGTCGCACCGGAGGCACCAATGACACACGCCTGGCAGTCGGGGACCGGTTCCCGCACATCAGTGTGCTCGACTCATCCAGGTTCACGCTGCTGCATTCCGGCCCGGAGCCACTCGGACTCCATGCCGCAATCGGGCCCCATGCGGAGCTGATCGACGTCAGGCATGACACCGCTCAGGCGGGATGTGCGGGGCTCACGCTCGTGCGTCCTGACGGCTACCTCGCACTGCTCGATTGCAGTGTCCGCGAACTCCGCGACTATCTCGGCCGAACGTTCACTCCCCCCGCGGCCGGCGAACACACAGCGGCAACAGGTTAG
- a CDS encoding potassium channel family protein, which translates to MRVVIAGAGNVGRSVASELLENGHKVLLIEQLHRRYEPHTVPDADWLLADACELSAMEGAGIETADVLIAATGDDKSNLVVGLLAKSEFGVPRVVARINDIRNQWLFGQDWGIDVAVSTPGSLVAGIEGAIDVGHLVRLMSLRGGRVELTKLTLPEDNPVVGQRVDRLDLPVDTALVTIVRGNKVRLPAPDDVFEVGDELLFTANRTSENSLLAAIHGGEFLREVVSEEP; encoded by the coding sequence ATGCGAGTCGTGATCGCCGGTGCCGGCAATGTGGGCCGCTCCGTGGCGAGTGAGTTGCTCGAGAACGGCCACAAAGTCTTGTTGATCGAGCAGCTGCACCGGCGGTACGAGCCGCACACGGTGCCCGATGCCGATTGGTTGCTGGCCGACGCCTGCGAGCTCTCCGCGATGGAGGGCGCCGGGATCGAAACCGCCGACGTGCTGATCGCCGCAACTGGTGACGACAAGTCGAATCTGGTGGTCGGATTGTTGGCCAAGTCCGAGTTCGGGGTGCCGCGAGTGGTGGCCCGGATCAACGACATCCGCAACCAGTGGTTGTTCGGCCAGGATTGGGGCATCGATGTCGCGGTGTCGACGCCGGGCTCGTTGGTTGCCGGCATCGAGGGTGCCATCGACGTCGGGCACCTCGTACGGCTGATGTCATTGCGTGGGGGTCGGGTCGAGTTGACCAAACTCACGCTGCCGGAAGACAACCCGGTGGTCGGTCAGCGGGTGGACCGCCTGGACTTGCCGGTGGACACCGCGCTGGTCACCATCGTCCGCGGAAACAAGGTCAGGTTGCCCGCGCCCGACGATGTGTTCGAGGTGGGCGACGAGCTGTTGTTCACTGCCAACCGCACCTCGGAGAATTCGCTGCTCGCCGCAATCCACGGCGGGGAGTTCCTGCGGGAAGTGGTTTCCGAGGAGCCGTGA
- a CDS encoding potassium/proton antiporter, producing MSLNQLYLTLLTGGVVLLASIIGTRVATRIGFPSLLFFLAVGMILGVDGIGLDFNNVELARNVCTTALAIVLVEGGLTTRFSDIRGVLAPAGVLATVGVLVSTAITAVGAHLLLNMDWQLALLLGAIVSSTDAAAVFSVLRILPLPRRLAGMLEAESGFNDAPAVILVLTFSVVPFVFHPEGAVTDLVYELVTGSLLGLAIGFAGAFALRRIALPASGLYPIATFGLGFIAFAAAGSAHASGFIAAYLSAVVLANSGLPHKSATRSFAEGVGWLAQIGLFVLLGLLVNPHDLAGDIIPAIVVGLVLLLLARPASVMLSLAGFRIPLREQLFLSWAGLRGAVPIVLATFPIVAGVPDSYRLLNVVFILVVIFTLVQAPSIRFVANALGLITRDVTREIQVEAAPLDVLDAELLTMTVQPHSRLHNVTILELRLPDPAVITLIIRNGRTFVPLPDTRIAVGDELLIVTTSKMRTAAEARLRAVSRRGKLAYWFDEYGLAD from the coding sequence ATGAGTCTGAACCAGCTCTACCTCACCTTGCTCACCGGCGGCGTCGTGCTGCTGGCCAGCATCATCGGCACCCGGGTGGCAACCCGCATCGGGTTCCCCAGCCTGCTGTTCTTCCTGGCGGTCGGCATGATTCTGGGGGTCGACGGGATCGGGCTGGATTTCAACAACGTCGAACTGGCCCGCAACGTGTGCACCACGGCCTTGGCGATCGTGCTCGTCGAAGGTGGGTTGACCACGCGATTCTCCGACATCCGCGGAGTACTGGCACCCGCCGGGGTGCTGGCCACCGTCGGCGTCCTGGTCAGCACCGCCATCACCGCTGTCGGCGCACACCTGCTGCTGAACATGGACTGGCAACTCGCGCTGCTGCTCGGGGCCATCGTCTCCTCCACCGATGCGGCGGCGGTGTTCTCGGTGCTGCGAATCCTGCCGCTGCCCCGGCGGCTGGCAGGCATGCTGGAAGCCGAATCCGGCTTCAACGACGCCCCCGCGGTCATCCTGGTGCTGACGTTCAGCGTGGTGCCGTTCGTGTTCCACCCCGAGGGCGCCGTCACCGACCTCGTCTACGAACTGGTCACCGGTTCCCTGCTGGGCCTGGCCATCGGGTTCGCCGGTGCATTTGCCCTGCGTCGCATCGCATTGCCGGCCTCGGGGCTCTATCCGATCGCCACCTTCGGTTTGGGTTTCATCGCATTCGCGGCCGCGGGCAGCGCCCACGCGAGCGGTTTCATCGCCGCGTATCTGTCCGCGGTGGTGCTGGCGAACTCGGGTCTGCCGCACAAGTCCGCCACCCGTTCCTTCGCCGAAGGGGTGGGCTGGCTGGCCCAGATCGGGCTGTTCGTCCTGCTCGGATTGCTGGTGAACCCGCACGACCTGGCCGGCGACATCATCCCGGCGATCGTTGTCGGCCTGGTGCTCCTGCTGCTCGCCCGTCCCGCGTCGGTGATGTTGTCGCTGGCCGGTTTCCGCATCCCGCTGCGTGAACAACTCTTTCTGTCCTGGGCCGGACTGCGCGGTGCGGTGCCGATCGTGCTGGCCACGTTTCCGATCGTCGCCGGGGTTCCCGACAGCTACCGGTTGTTGAACGTGGTGTTCATCCTCGTCGTGATCTTCACCCTGGTGCAGGCCCCCAGCATCCGTTTCGTGGCAAACGCGTTGGGTCTGATCACCCGCGACGTCACTCGCGAGATTCAGGTCGAAGCTGCCCCGCTGGACGTGCTCGATGCCGAACTGCTGACCATGACCGTGCAGCCCCATTCGCGACTGCACAACGTGACCATCCTCGAACTGCGACTGCCCGACCCGGCCGTCATCACGCTGATCATCCGCAACGGCCGCACCTTCGTCCCACTGCCGGACACCCGCATCGCCGTCGGCGACGAACTGCTGATCGTCACCACCAGCAAAATGCGTACCGCCGCCGAGGCCCGGCTGCGCGCAGTGAGCCGTCGCGGCAAACTCGCCTACTGGTTCGACGAATACGGGCTGGCCGACTGA
- a CDS encoding SulP family inorganic anion transporter, with the protein MNRSSETLTPHEQQSVLATLRSPRRLRTEVLAGLVVALALIPEAISFSIIAGVDPRIGLFASFTMAVTIAVVGGRPAMISAATGAVALVVAPLVRSHGLDYLIATVILAGVLQLILGGLGVAKLMRFVPRSVMVGFVNALAILIFLAQVPHLLGVPWLVYPMVAVAIAVIVALPKLSTAIPAPLVAIVVLTAATVGFGWSIPNVGDEGQLPSSLPSLLIPNVPFTVHTLGVIAPYALAMAVVGLLESLMTAKLVDDVTDTHSDKSREALGQGVANIVTGFFGGMGGCAMIGQTMINVKACGARTRISTFLAGAFLLGLVVGLGDIVAQIPMAALVAVMIMVSVGTLDWHSINPKTLRRMPKSETTVMLATVAVTVATSNLAYGVAVGTLTAMVLFARRIAHFTEVVDIDHPDDDTRVYAVRGELFFASSNDLVYQFDYTGDPDNVIIDMSEAHIWDASTVSTLDAITTKYAAKGKTATIVGMNENSAARHARLSGQLASQ; encoded by the coding sequence TTGAACCGATCATCCGAGACGCTGACACCGCACGAGCAGCAGTCGGTTCTGGCCACGCTCCGGTCGCCCCGCCGGTTGCGCACCGAGGTGCTCGCCGGCCTGGTGGTCGCATTGGCCCTGATCCCCGAAGCGATCTCGTTCTCGATCATCGCCGGCGTGGACCCGCGGATCGGCCTGTTCGCCTCGTTCACGATGGCAGTGACCATCGCGGTCGTCGGTGGACGGCCGGCGATGATCTCGGCTGCGACCGGGGCCGTTGCCCTGGTGGTGGCCCCGCTGGTGCGCAGTCACGGCCTGGATTACCTGATCGCCACTGTGATCCTGGCCGGAGTGCTGCAACTGATCCTCGGCGGCCTCGGGGTCGCCAAGCTGATGCGGTTCGTGCCGCGCAGCGTGATGGTCGGCTTCGTGAACGCGTTGGCAATCCTGATCTTCCTGGCCCAAGTGCCCCATCTGCTCGGGGTGCCGTGGCTGGTCTACCCGATGGTCGCAGTCGCCATCGCCGTCATCGTGGCGCTGCCCAAACTCAGCACCGCGATCCCCGCCCCCCTGGTGGCCATCGTGGTGCTCACCGCCGCGACCGTCGGATTCGGCTGGTCGATTCCCAACGTCGGTGACGAGGGGCAGCTGCCGTCGAGCCTGCCGTCCCTGCTGATTCCCAACGTTCCGTTCACCGTGCATACGCTCGGGGTCATCGCGCCTTATGCACTCGCCATGGCGGTCGTTGGCCTGTTGGAATCGCTGATGACGGCCAAGCTCGTCGACGACGTTACCGACACCCACTCCGACAAGTCCCGTGAGGCGCTGGGTCAGGGCGTGGCGAACATCGTCACCGGATTCTTCGGCGGCATGGGCGGCTGCGCCATGATCGGGCAGACCATGATCAACGTGAAGGCCTGCGGCGCCCGGACTCGGATCTCGACGTTCCTGGCCGGCGCGTTCCTGCTCGGTCTCGTCGTCGGCCTCGGCGATATCGTGGCCCAAATCCCCATGGCCGCACTGGTCGCCGTGATGATCATGGTGTCCGTCGGGACCCTGGACTGGCACAGCATCAACCCGAAAACGTTGCGGCGCATGCCCAAGAGCGAAACGACAGTCATGCTGGCGACAGTGGCGGTCACCGTCGCGACCAGCAACCTGGCCTACGGCGTCGCCGTCGGCACCCTGACGGCCATGGTGCTGTTCGCCCGCCGGATCGCCCATTTCACCGAGGTGGTCGACATCGACCATCCCGACGACGACACCCGGGTGTATGCGGTCCGCGGCGAGCTGTTCTTCGCCTCCAGCAATGACCTGGTCTACCAGTTCGATTACACCGGCGATCCCGACAACGTGATCATCGACATGAGCGAGGCTCACATCTGGGATGCATCCACCGTGTCCACCCTGGACGCCATCACCACCAAATACGCAGCCAAGGGCAAGACGGCCACCATTGTCGGCATGAACGAGAACAGCGCCGCGCGGCATGCCCGGCTCAGCGGCCAACTGGCCTCGCAGTGA
- a CDS encoding MerR family transcriptional regulator has protein sequence MSSRDHLQIGEVAARTELSIKTIRHYDEVGLVVPSARSAGGFRLYTADDVNRLLAIRRMKPLGFSLDEMRELLDALDALNSPTATNAQRAEATTYVAECHTRAQEACVKLTRQLAYARELTEQLAGYN, from the coding sequence TTGAGCAGCCGGGATCACCTGCAGATCGGCGAGGTCGCCGCGCGAACCGAATTGTCCATCAAGACGATCCGGCATTACGACGAGGTCGGCCTGGTCGTGCCCTCGGCGCGATCCGCCGGCGGCTTCCGCCTCTACACCGCCGACGACGTCAACCGACTGCTGGCGATCCGTCGCATGAAGCCGTTGGGCTTCAGCCTCGACGAAATGCGAGAACTGCTCGACGCCCTCGATGCTCTGAACTCCCCTACCGCGACCAACGCGCAGCGTGCCGAAGCCACAACCTATGTGGCCGAATGCCATACCCGCGCACAAGAAGCCTGCGTCAAACTCACCCGGCAACTGGCATATGCGCGGGAACTGACCGAGCAACTGGCGGGCTACAACTGA
- a CDS encoding DUF6319 family protein, whose amino-acid sequence MTVDAQVAETSPTDFDTPDDLTTPPESTAPAAETPAEEKARKTPAKKAPAKKAKTIELTLTVTGTADGEWHAELKQGTTYLARNVAVAAAAVSRAAKELHEDLSTPIDEVIEEARSQQAAKVAALEAELEAARKVLSDLE is encoded by the coding sequence ATGACTGTAGACGCTCAGGTAGCAGAAACCTCACCCACCGATTTCGACACTCCCGACGACTTGACCACTCCGCCCGAGAGCACCGCACCCGCCGCGGAAACGCCCGCGGAGGAGAAGGCGCGGAAGACCCCGGCCAAAAAGGCGCCGGCCAAGAAAGCCAAGACGATCGAGCTGACCCTCACCGTCACCGGTACCGCCGATGGCGAATGGCACGCCGAGCTCAAGCAGGGCACCACCTACCTGGCGCGCAACGTCGCGGTCGCGGCCGCCGCCGTCTCGCGCGCCGCCAAGGAGCTGCACGAGGATCTCTCCACCCCCATCGACGAAGTCATCGAAGAGGCACGCTCCCAGCAGGCCGCCAAGGTCGCCGCGCTCGAAGCCGAACTCGAAGCTGCGCGAAAAGTCTTGTCCGACTTGGAGTGA
- a CDS encoding Fic family protein, with the protein MVGEYSMFALMTPEVAALIERIMSFEPKIRAEWQGLPGRARTHYLDQMVIDEIQATNEIEQVRSTRKEISAAIKAVRAERPIDNKRFTEMVRLYLDLGNDEAESPQTLDDVRAVYDAVTAGEILDEDAPDGLRFRQGPVSIESGTKIVHTGVVPESAIEDALTLMLSQGRDDSIAQLIRAVVAHFIFEYTHPFYDGNGRTGRYLLALDLRRVLAPYASLALSATVADNKDRYYRAFTDAENSLNRGDLTPYLIDMLEIIAEAQHRLLLDLSDRRQKIDTVGARLRVLMEDEQFPLNVGLDRESAPPVDPRDIGAILFTLGQAYHFDANRAVKSNTLADAVGRSSQFVRPRLQRLDDAGILEKVTKKPLRFRLTPRGVSLLELVGE; encoded by the coding sequence ATGGTCGGCGAATACTCGATGTTCGCGCTGATGACGCCCGAAGTCGCAGCGCTGATCGAACGGATCATGAGCTTTGAGCCGAAGATTCGGGCCGAGTGGCAAGGGCTGCCAGGCAGAGCGCGCACCCACTATCTAGATCAGATGGTGATCGATGAGATCCAGGCGACCAACGAGATCGAACAGGTCCGCTCGACTCGGAAGGAGATTAGCGCAGCGATCAAGGCGGTCCGGGCAGAACGCCCCATCGACAACAAGCGATTCACGGAGATGGTGCGGCTCTACCTCGACCTCGGCAATGACGAGGCCGAAAGCCCGCAGACACTCGACGACGTCCGGGCTGTCTACGACGCGGTAACCGCAGGCGAGATTCTTGACGAAGACGCCCCCGACGGGCTGCGGTTCCGGCAAGGACCGGTGTCGATCGAATCAGGAACCAAGATCGTGCACACAGGTGTGGTGCCCGAGTCGGCGATCGAAGACGCGCTCACTCTCATGCTGAGCCAGGGTCGCGACGATTCGATTGCCCAACTGATCAGGGCCGTGGTCGCACACTTCATCTTCGAGTACACACACCCGTTCTACGACGGCAACGGCCGGACCGGGCGCTACCTTCTCGCACTGGACCTCCGACGGGTGCTGGCTCCGTACGCGAGCCTGGCACTGTCGGCGACCGTCGCCGACAACAAGGATCGCTACTACCGAGCGTTCACTGACGCGGAGAATTCATTGAACCGCGGAGATCTCACGCCCTACCTGATCGACATGCTGGAGATCATCGCTGAGGCGCAACATCGCCTGCTGCTCGACCTCTCCGACCGTCGGCAGAAGATCGACACGGTCGGGGCACGTCTCCGCGTTCTGATGGAGGACGAGCAATTCCCGCTGAACGTCGGACTCGATCGCGAGTCGGCGCCGCCTGTAGATCCCCGCGACATCGGTGCAATCCTATTTACCCTGGGCCAGGCCTACCACTTCGATGCGAACCGCGCCGTCAAGTCGAACACCCTGGCCGACGCGGTAGGTCGGTCCAGTCAGTTCGTCCGCCCGCGACTCCAGCGCCTGGACGATGCCGGGATCCTTGAAAAGGTTACGAAGAAACCGCTGCGCTTCCGGCTCACCCCGCGGGGCGTATCGCTCCTCGAGCTGGTTGGGGAGTGA
- a CDS encoding MFS transporter, which yields MSSVAEGDCQTKAKLPGEVWVLIIANAVIALGYGVVAPVLPAYARHFGVSISAATFVITAFALMRLCFAPASGMLIQRLGERRVYVWGLLIVAVTTGACAFAESYWQLLLFRSLGGVGSTMFFVSALGLMIRISPEDARGRVAGMFSSAFLVGSVGGPVLGSLTAGLGLNAPFLIYGAALLVAAAVVFISLRHSSLAAPAPEDGPTVTVRAALRNRAYRAALLSNFATGWSAFGLRIALVPLFIVDVLHRGPGMAGLALATFAVGNVSAVIPSGYLSDRVGRRILLIVGLTAAGISTATVGFTDGLTLFLVAAYIAGFSTGIFTAPQQAAVADIIGNKARGGTAVAAFQMMADVGSVGGSLLVGLIAQYLSFSWAFVISGVILLIAAVGWIFAPETRGRPSAEHTPARALGPEAGGEVP from the coding sequence GTGAGTTCTGTCGCGGAAGGTGACTGCCAGACCAAGGCGAAGCTGCCTGGCGAGGTCTGGGTCCTGATCATCGCCAACGCGGTCATCGCGCTGGGCTATGGCGTGGTGGCGCCGGTGCTGCCGGCCTATGCCCGCCACTTCGGCGTCAGTATCAGCGCCGCAACGTTCGTCATCACCGCGTTCGCGCTGATGAGGCTGTGTTTCGCCCCCGCCAGCGGCATGCTGATCCAGCGGCTGGGGGAGCGGCGGGTCTACGTGTGGGGCCTGCTCATCGTCGCCGTCACCACCGGCGCGTGTGCCTTCGCCGAGAGCTACTGGCAGCTGCTGCTGTTCCGGTCGCTCGGCGGTGTCGGGTCGACGATGTTCTTCGTCTCGGCACTCGGGCTGATGATCCGGATCAGCCCCGAAGACGCCCGCGGCCGGGTGGCCGGCATGTTCTCCTCGGCGTTCCTGGTCGGCTCGGTCGGCGGCCCGGTGCTCGGCAGCCTCACCGCAGGCCTGGGCCTGAACGCGCCGTTCCTCATCTACGGTGCCGCACTGTTGGTGGCGGCCGCGGTGGTGTTCATCAGCCTGCGGCATTCGTCCCTGGCCGCGCCCGCGCCGGAAGACGGCCCCACGGTGACCGTGCGCGCGGCGCTGCGCAATCGCGCCTACCGGGCGGCGCTGTTGTCGAACTTCGCCACCGGCTGGTCGGCCTTTGGGCTCCGAATTGCTTTGGTGCCGTTGTTCATTGTCGACGTGCTGCACCGCGGTCCCGGGATGGCAGGGCTCGCGCTGGCCACCTTCGCCGTCGGCAATGTGTCGGCGGTGATCCCCAGCGGCTACCTGTCCGACCGGGTGGGCCGGCGGATCCTGTTGATCGTCGGGCTCACCGCGGCCGGCATCTCCACCGCGACGGTGGGGTTCACCGACGGGCTGACGCTGTTCCTGGTGGCCGCCTATATCGCGGGTTTCTCGACCGGCATCTTCACCGCGCCACAGCAGGCTGCGGTGGCCGACATCATCGGTAACAAGGCTCGCGGCGGTACCGCGGTGGCTGCCTTCCAGATGATGGCCGACGTCGGATCGGTCGGCGGTTCGCTGTTGGTCGGCCTGATCGCGCAGTACCTGTCGTTCTCCTGGGCCTTCGTGATCAGCGGGGTGATCCTGTTGATCGCCGCGGTGGGCTGGATCTTCGCTCCCGAGACCCGCGGACGGCCCTCCGCCGAGCACACACCGGCCCGTGCGCTCGGTCCCGAGGCCGGCGGCGAGGTCCCCTGA